The Rhododendron vialii isolate Sample 1 chromosome 8a, ASM3025357v1 genome has a window encoding:
- the LOC131298227 gene encoding EPIDERMAL PATTERNING FACTOR-like protein 1: protein MAMNISALQLSLLRTTSTLIITLVIIIHLLPPVTCFTSPIQPPADTSRGSLLEGKTRLGSTPPSCHNKCNQCHPCFAVQVPTMPSHDRFQPGLTPTEFSDDSSPSSSSFTNKYTNYKPLGWKCRCRDHFFNP from the exons ATGGCCATGAATATTTCAGCACTTCAATTGTCTCTCTTACGTACCACTAGTACCCTTATTATTACACTTGTTATCATCATCCATCTTCTCCCTCCAGTCACTTGCTTCACTTCTCCAATACAACCTCCTGCAGACACTTCTCgg GGTTCGTTACTTGAAGGGAAGACCAGATTGGGTTCAACCCCGCCCAGTTGCCACAACAAGTGCAACCAGTGCCACCCTTGCTTTGCAGTTCAAGTACCAACCATGCCGAGTCACGACCGGTTCCAACCAGGCCTCACCCCCACGGAGTTCTCCGACGACTCATCTCCATCGTCTTCGTCTTTCACCAACAAGTACACCAATTACAAGCCTCTTGGCTGGAAATGCAGATGCCGCGACCACTTCTTCAACCCTTAA